A window of Haliscomenobacter hydrossis DSM 1100 contains these coding sequences:
- a CDS encoding ArnT family glycosyltransferase — MNTYFFIAPKPFSNFKFPIFLGLWVVLNLLQAAFTQLDPDEAYYWIYAQQLDWGYFDHPPAAAVLIKLGTFLLPGELGVRFFIVLANALTLWVIWDLADRPQRGRALYTLLALLVAMPFLHLYGFIATADAPLMLFSALFFWGYRRFLAKPAFSSAALWAVIMAALLYSKYHGIVLIFFTLLSNWRLLRMPWFYAAGLMGAALFLPHLYWQYSHDFPSFRYHLKGRDDVYELEYTLTYLLNQLVIFSPLLLPSIVLAFFKLPFTDPMQRSYRVVTFGFWLFFLWSTSKGHVEPQWTAILSIPLVLLLFAYEQSRAFASKTIIVLGLVSFGLLLVARVGLLLAWGPLGKQFDNRSWVSALEPKVKQLPIVFHNTYRNPALYHFYTGQKAYELTTAQYRKSQYDLWNDEEELQGKKVYLVLDQKTHCSVCDTLVLGKKTMLGTVLEDFQVVEKITLQVLNAPKQARVGDSIQVQLKLHNPYPFAVDPNQGTFKLRLGLGFHRDGQYLWEEYGVPSVPLKVWEAGQDAVLDAKFRIPLKFRGKLELVFGLRYGELQPTLASEVVAIKVLK; from the coding sequence ATGAACACTTATTTTTTCATCGCCCCTAAGCCATTCTCCAACTTTAAGTTTCCAATTTTTTTGGGGCTATGGGTTGTACTCAATTTGTTGCAAGCGGCCTTTACCCAACTGGATCCTGATGAGGCGTATTATTGGATTTACGCCCAGCAGTTGGACTGGGGGTATTTTGACCACCCGCCAGCAGCGGCGGTGCTGATTAAGTTGGGCACTTTTTTGTTGCCCGGCGAGTTGGGCGTGCGTTTTTTTATCGTTCTGGCGAATGCACTTACCCTGTGGGTCATTTGGGATTTGGCCGATCGACCGCAACGAGGTCGGGCCTTGTACACCTTGCTAGCCCTGTTGGTCGCCATGCCATTCTTGCATTTGTATGGATTCATCGCTACGGCGGATGCGCCATTGATGCTTTTTTCAGCCTTGTTTTTTTGGGGGTATCGCCGTTTTTTGGCAAAGCCCGCTTTCAGTTCGGCAGCTTTGTGGGCGGTGATTATGGCTGCGCTGTTGTACAGTAAATACCACGGCATTGTATTGATTTTTTTTACGCTGCTGTCCAATTGGCGTTTGTTGCGCATGCCCTGGTTTTATGCCGCAGGGCTGATGGGCGCAGCGCTGTTTTTGCCGCATTTGTATTGGCAATACAGCCACGATTTCCCTTCGTTCCGGTATCACCTCAAAGGGCGTGACGATGTGTATGAGTTGGAGTATACCCTCACTTATTTGCTCAATCAGTTGGTGATTTTTTCACCTCTTTTGTTGCCCTCCATCGTGCTGGCTTTTTTCAAATTGCCTTTTACTGATCCCATGCAGCGTAGTTACCGGGTGGTGACGTTTGGTTTTTGGCTGTTTTTTCTGTGGAGCACTTCCAAAGGGCATGTGGAACCACAATGGACAGCAATTTTGTCGATCCCCTTGGTGCTACTTTTGTTTGCTTATGAACAATCTCGGGCATTTGCGTCAAAAACAATCATCGTATTGGGTCTGGTCTCATTTGGCTTGTTGCTCGTGGCGCGGGTGGGTTTGCTGCTGGCCTGGGGGCCTTTGGGCAAACAATTTGACAACCGTTCCTGGGTCAGTGCGCTGGAACCTAAAGTAAAGCAACTTCCGATCGTTTTTCACAATACCTACCGCAACCCGGCGCTCTACCATTTTTATACGGGCCAAAAGGCCTACGAACTGACCACCGCCCAATACCGCAAAAGCCAATACGACCTCTGGAACGACGAGGAGGAATTGCAAGGTAAAAAGGTGTACCTGGTGCTGGATCAAAAGACCCACTGTTCGGTTTGTGATACTTTGGTTTTGGGCAAAAAAACGATGCTGGGCACGGTGTTGGAGGATTTTCAGGTGGTCGAAAAAATTACACTCCAAGTACTCAATGCGCCGAAACAGGCTAGGGTAGGGGACTCGATCCAGGTACAACTGAAACTGCACAATCCGTATCCTTTTGCCGTTGACCCAAACCAGGGCACCTTTAAACTGCGGCTGGGCCTGGGTTTTCACCGGGATGGACAATACTTATGGGAGGAATACGGGGTGCCCAGCGTGCCACTAAAGGTTTGGGAAGCAGGGCAGGATGCTGTGCTGGATGCTAAATTCAGAATTCCCTTGAAGTTTCGAGGGAAATTGGAGCTGGTGTTCGGTTTGCGGTATGGGGAGTTGCAGCCGACGCTGGCGAGTGAGGTGGTGGCGATTAAAGTGCTAAAATAA
- a CDS encoding diacylglycerol/lipid kinase family protein, translated as MPNWFIIANPAAGGGLVKKVWPAIEAELQKLQIQYVSNFTIGPGHATTMVQEALTAGYRHIIAVGGDGTNHEVINGIMLQKNVPSAEVNYGLLPVGTGNDWIRTYGIPRDWREWLPQLFAAPSRLQDVGLASFWTGGQKSERFFTNVAGLCYDAFVVKTMADQQIKPSNRFVYLWWILKCLFRFQPTPCKISFDGQSIQESCYTINIGICKYSGGGMQFVPQAIPDDGLLGLTIARKIPKWDVILSTPRFYAGTIGGHPKVTLHQSKSVLVESTSEHPVYVEADGEFLGECPAEFTIVENAIRVIVPF; from the coding sequence ATGCCCAATTGGTTCATTATTGCAAACCCTGCGGCCGGAGGTGGCCTGGTCAAAAAGGTATGGCCTGCGATTGAAGCTGAACTCCAAAAACTTCAGATTCAATATGTTTCCAATTTCACCATTGGTCCCGGACATGCCACTACCATGGTGCAAGAGGCCCTTACAGCCGGGTATCGACACATCATCGCCGTGGGTGGCGATGGCACCAACCACGAGGTGATCAATGGCATCATGCTGCAAAAAAACGTGCCGAGCGCCGAAGTCAATTATGGCTTGCTTCCGGTTGGGACGGGCAATGACTGGATTCGCACCTACGGCATTCCCCGTGATTGGCGCGAATGGTTGCCGCAGCTTTTTGCTGCACCTAGCCGCTTACAAGATGTGGGTTTGGCCAGTTTTTGGACAGGTGGGCAAAAATCCGAGCGGTTTTTTACCAATGTGGCGGGCTTGTGCTACGATGCCTTCGTGGTCAAAACCATGGCCGACCAGCAAATCAAACCCAGCAATCGCTTTGTATACCTCTGGTGGATCTTGAAGTGTTTGTTTCGTTTTCAACCCACGCCCTGCAAAATTTCCTTTGATGGGCAATCCATCCAGGAATCTTGCTACACCATTAATATTGGCATTTGTAAATACTCGGGGGGGGGCATGCAATTTGTGCCGCAAGCCATTCCTGACGATGGCTTATTGGGACTGACCATTGCCCGCAAAATTCCAAAATGGGATGTCATCTTGAGTACCCCTCGCTTCTACGCGGGTACGATTGGTGGACACCCCAAAGTGACCCTGCATCAAAGCAAAAGTGTACTGGTAGAATCGACTAGCGAGCACCCCGTTTACGTAGAGGCGGATGGAGAGTTTTTGGGCGAGTGCCCGGCGGAGTTTACGATTGTAGAAAATGCGATTCGGGTGATTGTACCGTTTTAA
- a CDS encoding OmpA family protein — MSTTTRILLILAILVLYFLGLLKFCSRQICEACGTNGVAAAVTPSTADSLSQYPIQFKFGDMNPTKGPGFDSLLAAVMAGNNNSSILEIIGLFYEGEAAPAGFETMGLARATAIRDAFFKNIPEERIRLRGRLLNTAPPTDKNAWLAASEFKWLQKEEVIPETVEEVADGAIIRFPVNSTEKDYDPKVDAYLEKLAKRVAKTEERVELTGHTDNDGEADYNLKLGASRARQIRDLLVKLGVKADLISTASKGETLPVAPNTTDENRHNNRRVEVRLIKK, encoded by the coding sequence ATGTCGACAACTACGCGGATTTTATTGATCCTGGCGATTTTGGTGTTGTACTTTTTAGGTTTACTCAAATTTTGCTCCCGGCAAATTTGTGAAGCTTGCGGTACAAACGGAGTCGCCGCAGCGGTTACGCCAAGCACAGCTGATTCATTGAGTCAATATCCGATCCAATTTAAATTTGGGGATATGAACCCAACTAAAGGACCGGGTTTCGACTCCTTGCTTGCTGCAGTCATGGCGGGCAACAACAATTCCAGTATTCTGGAAATCATCGGTTTGTTTTACGAAGGAGAAGCCGCTCCTGCTGGCTTCGAAACCATGGGCTTGGCACGTGCTACCGCCATCCGGGATGCCTTTTTCAAAAACATTCCCGAAGAACGCATTCGCTTGCGCGGACGTCTGTTGAACACTGCTCCTCCGACAGATAAAAACGCCTGGTTGGCTGCTTCGGAGTTTAAGTGGTTACAAAAAGAAGAAGTAATCCCTGAAACGGTTGAAGAAGTTGCCGATGGGGCCATCATTCGTTTCCCGGTCAATTCTACCGAGAAAGATTACGATCCGAAAGTGGATGCCTACCTGGAAAAACTGGCCAAACGAGTAGCCAAAACGGAGGAACGCGTCGAACTGACGGGGCATACCGACAACGATGGTGAAGCCGACTACAACCTGAAACTGGGTGCTAGCCGGGCCAGACAAATCCGTGATCTTTTGGTGAAACTTGGGGTGAAAGCTGATTTGATCAGTACGGCATCCAAAGGGGAGACCTTGCCGGTGGCACCGAACACCACCGATGAAAACCGCCACAACAACCGTCGGGTTGAAGTGCGCCTGATCAAAAAATAA
- the gatC gene encoding Asp-tRNA(Asn)/Glu-tRNA(Gln) amidotransferase subunit GatC, translated as MTITGTLISRLEHLARLELSEEERKSLQEDLNNILVMVEKLQALDTNDVEPLVYLNEDVNVWREDQVQHQVKREDALLNAPQQDGTFFMVPKVIDL; from the coding sequence ATGACCATCACAGGAACTTTAATTTCGAGGCTTGAACATTTGGCCCGTTTAGAATTGTCTGAAGAAGAACGAAAATCATTACAAGAAGACCTAAACAATATTCTGGTAATGGTGGAAAAGCTTCAAGCCCTGGATACCAACGACGTAGAACCTTTGGTATACCTCAACGAAGATGTCAATGTGTGGCGAGAAGATCAGGTGCAACATCAAGTCAAACGAGAAGATGCCTTGCTCAACGCCCCACAACAGGATGGGACATTTTTTATGGTGCCAAAGGTGATCGACCTTTAG
- a CDS encoding deoxynucleoside kinase, producing MNQKDQVSKIKHVAIAGNIGAGKTTLCTQLGKSFNWDIHYESADDNPYLVDFYNDMNRWSFNLQIYFLNSRYRQILSILSGEKTVIQDRTIYEDAYIFARNLYDMGLMTGRDYHNYLDLFETMSSQIQPPDLLIYLRAGIPTLVDHIQMRGREYEGSISLDYLRRLNEKYEAWIETYRSGRLLIINADDIDFARNQEGLSKVVDMVQAELHGLF from the coding sequence ATGAATCAGAAAGACCAAGTGTCCAAAATCAAACACGTAGCCATCGCCGGAAATATTGGCGCTGGTAAAACTACCCTCTGTACCCAACTGGGTAAAAGTTTCAACTGGGACATCCATTATGAATCCGCAGATGACAATCCGTATCTCGTTGATTTCTACAACGATATGAACAGGTGGTCCTTCAATTTGCAGATTTATTTCTTAAACAGTCGGTATCGCCAGATTTTGTCGATTCTGAGTGGAGAAAAAACGGTCATCCAGGACCGCACCATTTACGAAGATGCCTATATTTTTGCCCGCAACCTATACGATATGGGCTTGATGACGGGCCGCGACTACCACAATTACCTGGATTTGTTCGAAACCATGTCTTCCCAAATCCAGCCACCGGATTTATTGATCTATTTGCGGGCGGGCATTCCAACGCTGGTGGATCACATCCAGATGCGGGGTCGGGAATACGAAGGCAGCATCAGCCTGGACTATCTGCGCCGTCTCAACGAAAAGTACGAAGCCTGGATTGAAACCTACCGCAGCGGCCGCTTGCTCATCATCAATGCTGATGACATTGATTTTGCGCGCAACCAGGAGGGTTTGTCGAAGGTGGTGGATATGGTGCAGGCGGAGTTGCATGGGTTGTTTTGA
- a CDS encoding IS5 family transposase, translated as MSKVTKADQGSNKPKQKYQIENWSSYNQSLVNRGNITLYISDAAIKSWNETGPKARGGQYVYSDICIETIFMLKTVFKLAYRQATGFTQSLLVIMGCKELKVPCYTQVSRRVKELDIQPMVIKTKGSITIAIDSTGIKVFGEGEWKVRKHGYSKRRTWRKLHLGVDPQTGYIHCHTLTLNDIDDGSQLKDLIGQIKPKVKEGYLDGAYDHFECWETLIKQQINPVIPPRADAVIWYAKEPGDSPYYPRNMAIERIHEVDRANWKKESNYHRRSLAETTMFRFKTIHGPSFFSRKFETQQKETNIKIKLLNIMTAQGMPVSKPKMTA; from the coding sequence ATGTCAAAGGTAACTAAAGCAGATCAGGGAAGCAATAAGCCAAAGCAAAAATACCAGATTGAAAACTGGTCAAGCTACAATCAGAGCTTAGTTAATCGAGGCAATATCACCTTATACATCTCGGACGCAGCCATAAAAAGTTGGAATGAGACTGGCCCCAAAGCACGTGGCGGGCAATATGTATACAGTGATATATGCATAGAAACGATCTTCATGCTCAAGACGGTATTCAAGTTGGCGTATCGTCAAGCCACCGGTTTTACTCAAAGTCTGTTGGTAATAATGGGTTGTAAAGAACTTAAAGTACCTTGTTACACCCAAGTGAGCCGTCGGGTCAAGGAACTGGATATTCAACCTATGGTCATCAAAACAAAAGGCTCTATCACTATTGCCATCGATTCTACCGGGATCAAAGTGTTTGGGGAAGGAGAATGGAAAGTACGCAAACATGGGTATTCCAAGCGTCGAACCTGGCGTAAGCTGCACTTGGGTGTTGACCCTCAAACTGGCTATATCCATTGCCATACCTTAACCCTTAATGACATTGATGATGGTTCCCAACTCAAAGATTTGATTGGACAGATCAAGCCTAAAGTCAAAGAAGGATACCTCGATGGAGCCTACGACCACTTTGAATGCTGGGAAACTTTGATTAAGCAACAAATCAATCCGGTCATTCCCCCACGTGCCGATGCTGTGATTTGGTATGCCAAGGAGCCTGGTGATTCCCCCTACTACCCTCGAAATATGGCCATCGAACGGATCCATGAAGTAGATCGGGCAAACTGGAAAAAGGAGAGTAATTACCATCGACGAAGTTTAGCCGAGACTACCATGTTCCGTTTCAAAACGATCCACGGCCCCAGCTTTTTCTCCCGAAAATTTGAAACCCAGCAAAAAGAAACCAATATAAAAATTAAGCTCCTCAATATCATGACAGCCCAAGGTATGCCTGTTTCTAAACCGAAAATGACTGCTTAG
- a CDS encoding ABC transporter ATP-binding protein gives MQALISFRELKKTYVMGETEVKALQSVSLDIFKNEYVALMGPSGSGKSTLMNVLGCLDTPTSGEYFLNGTNVSSMTDAELAEVRNKEIGFVFQTFNLLPRLSALENVALPLVYAGVSKNARLEKAKEMLVAVGLGDRMDHNPNELSGGQRQRVAIARAMVNDPSIILADEPTGNLDSKTSYEIMVLFEKIHKQGNTIILVTHEPDIADHAHRIVRMRDGWIDRDYKNENITTAVAVK, from the coding sequence ATGCAAGCGCTTATTTCTTTTCGCGAACTCAAAAAGACCTACGTCATGGGTGAAACCGAGGTGAAAGCCCTCCAATCGGTGAGCCTGGACATTTTCAAAAATGAATATGTTGCACTGATGGGGCCTTCTGGTTCGGGTAAATCAACCTTGATGAACGTGCTGGGGTGTTTGGATACGCCTACTTCAGGGGAGTACTTCCTGAATGGTACCAATGTAAGCTCCATGACGGATGCAGAATTGGCAGAAGTACGCAACAAAGAGATTGGCTTCGTGTTCCAAACCTTTAACTTACTTCCGCGTTTGTCGGCTTTGGAAAATGTGGCATTGCCGCTGGTGTATGCCGGGGTGAGTAAAAATGCCCGCCTGGAAAAAGCCAAAGAGATGCTGGTAGCCGTAGGTTTGGGCGACCGGATGGACCACAACCCCAATGAACTTTCCGGTGGCCAGCGCCAAAGGGTGGCGATTGCCCGCGCTATGGTCAATGATCCTTCAATCATTTTGGCTGACGAACCCACGGGTAACCTGGATTCCAAGACCTCATATGAAATCATGGTTTTGTTTGAAAAAATCCACAAACAGGGAAATACCATCATTTTGGTTACCCACGAACCCGATATTGCCGATCATGCGCACCGCATTGTCCGCATGCGGGATGGATGGATTGACAGAGATTATAAAAATGAAAATATCACTACGGCAGTAGCAGTAAAATAA
- a CDS encoding DUF3298 and DUF4163 domain-containing protein has protein sequence MFNPKYRLLTLAILLFTFSSCQPEKPKAEIAAEKNKFVFKKEQQHFAKASDGCKSDSAECATIEMNFPQFKEKGAIFQQINDSILHYVKTALTFEDEEIEASMNLNDLGNRFIQDYNEYTAESKSQATEDNSDPFITGWSIETEGQVTFESPKAVSISLSNYTYTGGAHPNSNITLLNYSVLTGKPLKIKDLVSNQSKLVQLAEQKFRKTLELAANANLNDQGYFWDGKFQLPANFGIVEEGLLFFYNSYEIAAYAVGPTDFVLTWEELGDLLDMSKLK, from the coding sequence ATGTTTAACCCAAAATACCGCTTACTGACACTGGCCATTTTATTGTTTACTTTTTCCAGTTGTCAACCCGAAAAGCCAAAAGCAGAAATAGCAGCCGAAAAAAATAAGTTTGTTTTCAAAAAAGAACAACAGCATTTTGCCAAAGCCTCGGATGGTTGTAAATCGGATTCAGCAGAATGTGCTACCATAGAAATGAATTTCCCGCAATTCAAGGAAAAAGGGGCCATTTTTCAACAAATCAACGATTCCATTTTGCATTATGTCAAAACTGCACTGACCTTTGAAGACGAGGAAATAGAAGCAAGTATGAACCTCAACGATTTGGGAAATCGCTTTATCCAGGATTACAATGAATACACTGCTGAATCCAAGTCACAGGCGACTGAAGACAATTCAGACCCATTCATTACCGGTTGGAGCATCGAAACGGAAGGGCAGGTTACTTTTGAATCGCCGAAAGCAGTATCCATCTCCTTGAGCAATTACACCTATACTGGCGGCGCTCACCCCAACAGCAACATTACCTTGCTGAATTACAGCGTACTGACCGGGAAACCGCTGAAAATTAAAGACCTGGTCAGCAACCAGTCCAAATTGGTGCAACTGGCCGAACAAAAATTCCGCAAAACACTCGAATTGGCAGCTAATGCCAATCTCAATGACCAAGGTTATTTCTGGGATGGCAAGTTCCAGCTTCCTGCCAATTTTGGTATTGTAGAAGAAGGGCTATTGTTTTTTTACAATTCATATGAGATTGCCGCTTACGCCGTGGGTCCTACCGACTTTGTGCTGACCTGGGAAGAACTTGGCGATTTGCTGGATATGAGCAAACTGAAATAA
- a CDS encoding helix-hairpin-helix domain-containing protein, translating into MLTNILLLHIPVDCWLPLLLACLLPFLLGWLLGSLLRGKRSADSSTLVAGGGLAAERDQAVHHASDLEKEMFDLRYKLDECQKENDTWHKKTMHADAEVAGWKAKLEVANAKLAAMTAEAEPAASIELASAGLAAAAIVSRDSGDTGNYGALFASDNLQIVEGVGPKVEVILENAGIQTWGDLAAKTPEELRVILAAAGLGMMNPDTWSQQAQLAHEGKWDELIEYQRFLGGGREKAGDFVNEAKIEKMAAKVAELRSAGSARGGYGRIFLDNNLQLIEGIGPKVEAVLQENGIRSWDDLAGKSSDELKAILAGAGMSMMNPDSWPRQAQLAADGDWDNLAALQHTLDAGRSNVGDGDNPAKVDKLAEKLSSARLANREAGINYAAVFGSDNLQIIEGIGPKVSELLASNGISTWADLASKSPDEIQPILEAAGSAYKMMDPSSWPQQAKLAAEGQWTALIEYQKFLDAGKETTGDFESPSKAEDLALKALGFSNNPEDLKIVEGIGPKIEDLLKGAGINTWEELSNTSVARLYEILDAAGENFRLAKPATWPRQAGLAADGRWEELKDYQDFLDKGSNPA; encoded by the coding sequence ATGTTGACAAACATTCTATTGCTACATATACCAGTTGATTGCTGGCTTCCTCTTTTATTGGCTTGCCTGTTGCCTTTCTTGTTGGGTTGGTTACTGGGCTCCTTGTTGCGTGGTAAACGCAGCGCAGACAGTTCTACACTGGTGGCAGGTGGAGGCCTCGCTGCTGAACGTGATCAAGCCGTTCATCATGCCAGCGACCTTGAAAAAGAGATGTTTGATTTGCGGTATAAACTCGATGAATGCCAAAAGGAAAATGACACCTGGCACAAAAAAACCATGCACGCCGATGCTGAGGTTGCAGGCTGGAAGGCCAAGCTGGAAGTCGCCAATGCCAAACTTGCGGCTATGACCGCCGAGGCTGAACCTGCTGCAAGTATTGAGTTGGCAAGTGCTGGGCTAGCGGCTGCGGCAATTGTAAGCAGAGATTCAGGCGATACGGGTAACTATGGTGCCTTATTCGCTTCCGACAACTTACAGATTGTAGAAGGGGTTGGCCCCAAAGTGGAAGTGATTCTGGAAAATGCGGGCATTCAAACCTGGGGCGATCTGGCGGCAAAAACACCGGAAGAACTCCGGGTGATTTTGGCTGCGGCTGGTTTGGGCATGATGAATCCCGATACCTGGTCGCAACAGGCACAACTGGCACACGAAGGCAAATGGGATGAATTGATTGAATACCAACGCTTCCTGGGCGGCGGTCGGGAAAAAGCCGGGGATTTTGTAAACGAAGCCAAAATTGAAAAAATGGCCGCCAAAGTGGCCGAACTGCGCAGTGCAGGATCAGCACGCGGTGGCTATGGCCGGATTTTCCTGGACAATAACTTACAACTCATCGAAGGCATTGGGCCCAAAGTTGAAGCGGTACTGCAAGAAAACGGCATCCGTTCTTGGGATGATTTGGCGGGCAAATCTTCGGATGAACTCAAAGCCATCCTGGCTGGTGCGGGCATGAGCATGATGAATCCGGATTCCTGGCCTCGTCAGGCACAATTGGCTGCCGATGGAGATTGGGATAACCTCGCCGCGCTGCAACATACCCTCGATGCTGGTCGCAGCAATGTGGGCGATGGTGACAATCCGGCCAAGGTGGATAAACTGGCAGAAAAACTCAGTTCCGCGCGTTTGGCCAACCGTGAAGCGGGCATCAATTATGCCGCCGTATTTGGTTCCGACAACTTACAGATCATCGAAGGCATCGGTCCAAAAGTCTCGGAACTACTCGCCAGCAATGGCATTTCCACCTGGGCTGATTTGGCCAGCAAGTCCCCGGATGAGATCCAACCCATTTTGGAAGCTGCGGGTTCTGCCTACAAAATGATGGATCCAAGTTCCTGGCCACAACAAGCCAAATTGGCGGCAGAAGGACAGTGGACTGCCTTGATTGAATATCAAAAATTCCTGGATGCGGGCAAAGAAACCACGGGCGATTTTGAATCTCCATCTAAAGCTGAGGATCTGGCTTTGAAAGCTCTGGGCTTCAGCAATAACCCGGAAGACCTGAAAATTGTGGAGGGTATCGGCCCAAAAATTGAAGACTTGCTCAAAGGCGCAGGCATCAACACCTGGGAAGAATTGTCCAATACTTCGGTGGCTCGCCTCTATGAAATCCTGGATGCTGCCGGAGAGAACTTCCGCCTGGCCAAACCCGCTACCTGGCCTCGCCAGGCTGGTTTAGCTGCCGATGGCCGTTGGGAGGAACTGAAAGATTACCAAGATTTTTTAGACAAAGGGAGTAATCCCGCGTAA
- the ffh gene encoding signal recognition particle protein, whose translation MLESLSERLEGALKVLKGENKLTEINVAASIKEIRRALVDADVSYKIAKEFTDRVKEKALGSDNVLKAVSPGQLMIKIVMDELTDLMGGQAAGLNLAGKPTVILIAGLQGSGKTTFSGKLAHWLKTQKKKSPLLVACDVYRPAAMDQLTVLAEQVGVPVYKEPESKNPVQIALKAIQYAIEHKCDVVIVDTAGRLAIDEEMMAEIKNIKEAILPQETLFVVDAMTGQDAVNTAQVFNETINFDGVVLTKMDGDTRGGAALSVKYTVGKPIKFASTGEKMDALELFYPDRMAQRILGMGDIVSFVEKAQEQFDEELAKKLEKKIQKNKFDFNDFMAQINQIKKMGDLKSIMGMIPGMDKLTRNVEIDNNAFKKVEAIIQSMTPKERTNPDLLNMSRKQRIAKGCGRTLNDVNMFIKQFEQMRKMMHNMSKMPGFGAGAPPAGAGGMMKRRR comes from the coding sequence ATGCTTGAAAGTTTAAGTGAACGTTTGGAAGGTGCCTTAAAGGTACTCAAGGGTGAAAACAAATTAACCGAGATCAACGTAGCGGCTTCTATTAAGGAGATTCGCCGCGCTTTGGTCGACGCTGACGTAAGTTATAAAATTGCCAAAGAATTTACGGATCGGGTAAAGGAAAAGGCACTCGGTTCGGACAACGTGCTCAAAGCAGTTTCTCCAGGCCAGCTCATGATCAAGATCGTGATGGACGAGCTTACGGATTTGATGGGGGGGCAAGCCGCAGGGCTTAACCTCGCTGGCAAACCAACCGTCATCCTGATCGCAGGCTTGCAAGGTTCTGGTAAAACGACTTTCAGCGGCAAGTTGGCGCATTGGCTCAAAACCCAAAAGAAAAAGAGTCCCTTATTGGTGGCTTGCGACGTGTACCGCCCCGCCGCCATGGATCAGCTGACGGTGCTCGCCGAACAAGTAGGTGTACCCGTCTATAAGGAACCGGAAAGCAAAAATCCGGTGCAGATTGCCCTCAAGGCCATCCAATACGCCATTGAGCACAAATGTGATGTGGTCATCGTGGATACCGCTGGCCGTTTGGCCATCGATGAAGAGATGATGGCCGAGATCAAAAACATCAAGGAAGCCATTCTGCCCCAGGAGACCCTGTTTGTGGTGGATGCGATGACGGGCCAAGATGCGGTAAATACCGCCCAGGTCTTCAACGAAACCATCAACTTTGATGGCGTGGTGCTCACCAAAATGGATGGTGATACCCGGGGTGGTGCGGCGCTTTCGGTTAAGTACACCGTGGGCAAACCCATTAAATTCGCCAGTACCGGCGAAAAAATGGATGCACTGGAACTGTTTTACCCCGACCGGATGGCCCAGCGCATCCTGGGCATGGGGGACATCGTTTCCTTTGTAGAAAAAGCCCAGGAACAATTTGACGAAGAACTCGCCAAAAAACTGGAGAAAAAAATCCAGAAAAATAAATTCGATTTCAACGACTTCATGGCCCAGATCAACCAGATCAAAAAAATGGGTGACCTCAAAAGCATCATGGGCATGATTCCGGGGATGGACAAACTGACCCGCAACGTGGAAATCGACAACAACGCCTTTAAAAAGGTAGAAGCCATCATTCAATCCATGACCCCCAAGGAGCGCACCAATCCGGATTTGCTCAACATGAGCCGGAAACAGCGCATCGCCAAAGGTTGTGGCCGTACGCTCAACGATGTCAACATGTTCATCAAACAGTTTGAGCAAATGCGGAAAATGATGCACAACATGAGCAAGATGCCGGGCTTTGGAGCGGGTGCTCCGCCAGCTGGTGCAGGGGGAATGATGAAGCGGAGGCGGTAA